Proteins encoded by one window of Streptococcus sanguinis:
- the fusA gene encoding elongation factor G — protein sequence MAREFSLEKTRNIGIMAHVDAGKTTTTERILYYTGKIHKIGETHEGASQMDWMEQEQERGITITSAATTAQWNNHRVNIIDTPGHVDFTIEVQRSLRVLDGAVTVLDSQSGVEPQTETVWRQATEYGVPRIVFANKMDKIGADFLYSVSTLHDRLQANAHPIQLPIGSEDDFRGIIDLIKMKAEIYTNDLGTDILEEDIPAEYLEQAQEYREKLVEAVAETDEDLMMKYLEGEEITNEELKAGIRKATINVEFFPVLCGSAFKNKGVQLMLDAVIDYLPSPLDIPAIKGINPDTEEEETRPASDEEPFAALAFKIMTDPFVGRLTFFRVYSGVLNSGSYVLNTSKGKRERIGRILQMHANSRNEIETVYAGDIAAAVGLKDTTTGDSLTDEKAKIILESINVPEPVIQLMVEPKSKADQDKMGIALQKLAEEDPTFRVETNVETGETVISGMGELHLDVLVDRMRREFKVEANVGAPQVSYRETFRASTQARGFFKRQSGGKGQFGDVWIEFTPNEEGKGFEFENAIVGGVVPREFIPAVEKGLVESMANGVLAGYPIVDVKAKLYDGSYHDVDSSETAFKVAASLALKEAAKTAQPAILEPMMLVTITVPEENLGDVMGHVTARRGRVDGMEAHGNSQIVRAYVPLAEMFGYATVLRSASQGRGTFMMVFDHYEDVPKSVQEEIIKKNKGEA from the coding sequence ATGGCTCGCGAATTTTCACTTGAAAAAACTCGTAATATCGGTATCATGGCCCACGTCGATGCTGGTAAAACAACAACAACTGAGCGTATTCTTTACTACACTGGTAAAATCCACAAAATCGGTGAAACTCACGAAGGTGCGTCACAAATGGACTGGATGGAGCAAGAGCAAGAGCGTGGTATCACTATCACATCTGCTGCGACAACTGCTCAATGGAACAACCACCGTGTAAACATCATCGACACACCAGGACACGTGGACTTTACAATCGAAGTACAACGTTCTCTTCGTGTCTTGGATGGTGCGGTTACCGTTCTTGACTCACAATCAGGTGTTGAGCCTCAAACTGAAACAGTTTGGCGCCAAGCAACTGAGTACGGAGTTCCTCGTATCGTATTTGCTAACAAGATGGACAAGATTGGTGCTGACTTCCTTTACTCAGTAAGCACTTTGCATGATCGTCTTCAAGCAAATGCTCATCCAATCCAATTGCCAATTGGTTCAGAAGATGACTTCCGCGGAATTATCGACTTGATCAAGATGAAGGCTGAAATCTATACTAACGACCTTGGTACAGATATTTTGGAAGAAGATATCCCAGCTGAATACCTTGAGCAAGCTCAAGAATACCGTGAAAAATTGGTGGAAGCAGTTGCGGAAACTGATGAAGACTTGATGATGAAATACCTTGAAGGTGAAGAAATCACTAACGAAGAATTGAAAGCTGGTATCCGTAAAGCGACTATCAACGTTGAATTCTTCCCAGTATTGTGTGGTTCAGCCTTCAAGAACAAAGGTGTTCAATTGATGCTTGATGCAGTTATTGACTACTTGCCAAGCCCACTTGACATCCCAGCAATCAAAGGTATCAACCCAGACACTGAAGAAGAAGAAACTCGTCCTGCATCTGATGAAGAGCCATTTGCAGCTCTTGCCTTCAAGATTATGACTGACCCATTCGTAGGTCGTTTGACTTTCTTCCGTGTTTACTCAGGTGTCTTGAACAGCGGTTCATACGTATTGAACACTTCTAAAGGTAAACGTGAGCGTATCGGACGTATCCTGCAAATGCATGCCAACAGCCGTAACGAAATCGAAACAGTATACGCTGGTGATATCGCTGCTGCCGTAGGTTTGAAAGATACAACTACTGGTGACTCACTGACTGATGAAAAAGCTAAAATCATCCTTGAGTCTATCAACGTTCCAGAACCAGTTATCCAATTGATGGTTGAGCCTAAGTCTAAGGCTGACCAAGACAAGATGGGTATTGCCCTGCAAAAACTGGCTGAAGAAGATCCAACTTTCCGCGTTGAAACAAACGTTGAAACTGGTGAAACAGTTATCTCTGGTATGGGTGAACTTCACTTGGATGTCCTTGTTGACCGTATGCGTCGTGAGTTCAAGGTTGAAGCAAACGTAGGTGCTCCTCAAGTATCTTACCGTGAAACTTTCCGTGCTTCTACTCAAGCTCGTGGATTCTTCAAACGCCAATCTGGTGGTAAAGGTCAATTCGGTGACGTATGGATCGAGTTTACACCAAACGAAGAAGGAAAAGGCTTCGAGTTTGAAAATGCTATCGTCGGTGGTGTGGTTCCACGTGAATTCATTCCAGCGGTAGAAAAAGGTTTGGTTGAGTCAATGGCTAATGGTGTCCTTGCTGGTTACCCAATCGTTGACGTGAAAGCTAAACTTTACGATGGTTCATACCACGATGTCGACTCATCTGAAACAGCCTTCAAGGTTGCTGCATCACTTGCTTTGAAAGAAGCTGCTAAGACTGCACAACCTGCTATCCTTGAGCCAATGATGTTGGTAACAATCACTGTTCCTGAAGAAAACCTCGGTGACGTTATGGGTCACGTAACAGCTCGTCGTGGACGTGTTGATGGTATGGAAGCGCATGGTAACAGCCAAATCGTTCGTGCTTATGTGCCACTTGCTGAAATGTTCGGTTATGCAACAGTTCTTCGTTCAGCATCACAAGGACGCGGTACATTCATGATGGTATTTGACCACTACGAAGATGTACCTAAGTCAGTACAAGAAGAAATCATTAAGAAAAACAAAGGTGAAGCTTAA
- the gap gene encoding type I glyceraldehyde-3-phosphate dehydrogenase, translating into MVVKVGINGFGRIGRLAFRRIQNVEGVEVTRINDLTDPVMLAHLLKYDTTQGRFDGTVEVKEGGFEVNGKFVKVSAERDPEQIDWATDGVEIVLEATGFFAKKDAAEKHLKGGAKKVVITAPGGNDVKTVVFNTNHDVLDGTETVISGASCTTNCLAPMAKALQDNFGVVEGLMTTIHAYTGDQMILDGPHRGGDLRRARAGAANIVPNSTGAAKAIGLVIPELNGKLDGSAQRVPTPTGSVTELVAVLEKNVTVDEVNAAMKAAANESYGYTEDPIVSSDIVGMSYGSLFDATQTKVLDVDGKQLVKVVSWYDNEMSYTAQLVRTLEYFAKIAK; encoded by the coding sequence ATGGTAGTTAAAGTTGGTATTAACGGTTTCGGTCGTATCGGTCGTCTTGCTTTCCGTCGTATCCAAAACGTAGAAGGTGTTGAAGTTACTCGCATCAACGACCTTACAGATCCAGTAATGCTTGCACACCTGTTGAAATACGACACAACTCAAGGTCGTTTCGATGGTACTGTTGAAGTTAAAGAAGGTGGATTCGAAGTTAACGGTAAATTCGTTAAAGTTTCTGCTGAACGTGACCCAGAACAAATTGACTGGGCTACTGACGGTGTAGAAATCGTTCTTGAAGCAACTGGTTTCTTTGCTAAGAAAGATGCTGCTGAAAAACACCTTAAAGGTGGTGCTAAGAAAGTTGTTATCACTGCTCCTGGTGGAAATGACGTTAAGACAGTTGTATTTAACACTAACCACGATGTTCTTGACGGTACTGAAACAGTTATCTCAGGTGCTTCATGTACTACAAACTGCTTGGCTCCAATGGCTAAAGCGCTTCAAGACAACTTCGGTGTTGTTGAAGGATTGATGACTACTATCCACGCTTACACTGGTGACCAAATGATCCTTGACGGACCACACCGTGGTGGTGACCTTCGTCGTGCTCGCGCTGGTGCTGCAAACATCGTTCCTAACTCAACTGGTGCTGCTAAAGCTATCGGCTTGGTTATCCCAGAATTGAACGGTAAATTGGACGGATCTGCACAACGCGTTCCAACTCCAACTGGATCAGTTACTGAATTGGTTGCTGTTCTTGAAAAGAACGTAACAGTTGATGAAGTAAACGCAGCTATGAAAGCAGCAGCTAACGAATCATACGGTTACACAGAAGATCCAATCGTATCTTCAGATATCGTAGGTATGTCTTACGGTTCATTGTTCGACGCAACTCAAACTAAAGTTCTTGATGTTGACGGCAAACAATTGGTTAAAGTTGTATCATGGTACGACAACGAAATGTCATACACTGCACAACTTGTACGTACTCTTGAATACTTCGCGAAAATCGCTAAATAA
- the glmS gene encoding glutamine--fructose-6-phosphate transaminase (isomerizing): MCGIVGVVGNRNATDILMQGLEKLEYRGYDSAGIFVTTGKTSSLIKSVGRIADLHAKIGIDVAGTAGIGHTRWATHGKPSENNAHPHTSQTGRFVLVHNGVIENYLDIKNTYLAGHDFKGQTDTEIAVHLIGKFAEEEGLSLLEAFKKALHIIRGSYAFALVDSEDADVIYVAKNKSPLLVGLGDGYNMVCSDAMAMIRETNQFMEIHDQELVIVRKDSVEVQDYDGNTLERESYTAELDLSDIGKGTYPYYMLKEIDEQPTVMRKLISAYTNDKGQVSVDADIVKAVQEADRLYILAAGTSYHAGYASKRMLEELTDTPVELGIASEWGYAMPLLSKKPLFIFISQSGETADSRQVLVKANQMGIPSLTVTNVPGSTLSREANHTMLLHAGPEIAVASTKAYTAQIATLAFLAKAVGDANASEKAAAFDLVHELSIVAQSIESTLSEKELIDNKVRGLLETTRNAFYIGRGQDYYVAMEASLKLKEISYIQCEGFAAGELKHGTISLIEDGTPVLALLSDEVLASHTRGNISEVVARGAKVLTIAEENVGKEGDDIVLNQVHPYLSPISMVVPTQLIAYFATLHRGLDVDKPRNLAKSVTVE, from the coding sequence ATGTGTGGAATTGTCGGAGTTGTCGGAAATCGCAACGCAACAGATATTTTGATGCAGGGCTTGGAAAAGCTGGAATACCGAGGTTATGACTCAGCTGGAATTTTTGTAACAACAGGGAAAACTTCTAGTCTGATCAAGTCGGTCGGTCGTATCGCTGACCTACATGCTAAAATTGGCATTGATGTTGCTGGGACTGCTGGTATCGGACATACTCGTTGGGCTACTCATGGAAAACCAAGTGAAAACAATGCCCATCCTCATACTTCACAGACCGGCCGTTTTGTCTTGGTTCATAATGGTGTAATTGAGAACTACCTTGATATTAAGAATACTTATCTAGCTGGTCATGACTTCAAGGGGCAGACAGATACAGAGATTGCTGTGCATCTGATTGGCAAATTTGCTGAAGAAGAAGGCTTGTCTCTTTTAGAAGCCTTTAAAAAAGCTCTTCACATTATCCGTGGTTCTTATGCCTTTGCTTTGGTGGACTCAGAAGATGCAGATGTTATCTATGTTGCTAAAAATAAATCACCTCTTCTAGTTGGACTGGGTGATGGCTACAATATGGTCTGTTCAGATGCCATGGCCATGATTCGTGAGACGAATCAGTTTATGGAAATTCATGATCAAGAGCTGGTTATTGTCCGTAAAGACAGTGTGGAAGTACAGGATTATGATGGGAATACTCTGGAGCGTGAAAGCTATACAGCTGAGCTTGACTTGTCCGATATTGGTAAGGGAACTTATCCATACTATATGCTCAAGGAAATCGATGAGCAGCCAACTGTGATGCGTAAGCTAATCAGCGCTTATACAAATGATAAGGGGCAAGTATCAGTAGATGCAGATATTGTCAAGGCTGTTCAGGAAGCTGACCGTCTCTATATCCTTGCAGCTGGAACTTCTTACCATGCTGGCTATGCTTCTAAGCGTATGCTGGAAGAGCTGACGGATACACCTGTTGAACTGGGCATTGCTTCTGAGTGGGGCTATGCCATGCCGCTCCTTAGCAAGAAGCCTCTCTTTATCTTTATCAGCCAATCTGGTGAAACAGCTGACAGCCGTCAGGTCTTAGTCAAGGCGAATCAGATGGGTATTCCAAGTTTGACCGTGACCAATGTTCCAGGTTCTACGCTTTCTCGGGAAGCCAATCATACCATGCTGCTGCATGCAGGTCCTGAGATTGCGGTTGCTTCTACTAAGGCCTATACAGCTCAAATCGCAACCTTGGCCTTCTTGGCTAAAGCTGTTGGCGATGCCAATGCTTCTGAAAAAGCGGCAGCCTTTGACTTGGTTCACGAGCTGTCCATAGTTGCGCAGTCTATTGAGTCCACTTTGTCAGAAAAGGAGTTGATTGACAATAAAGTCCGTGGCCTTCTGGAAACGACCCGCAATGCATTCTATATCGGCCGTGGTCAAGACTACTATGTGGCGATGGAAGCCAGCCTAAAACTCAAAGAAATTTCTTATATCCAGTGTGAAGGTTTCGCGGCTGGTGAGCTCAAACACGGTACGATCTCTCTGATTGAAGACGGGACACCAGTTTTGGCCTTGCTTTCTGATGAAGTCTTGGCTAGTCATACACGAGGCAATATTTCAGAAGTCGTAGCTCGGGGTGCCAAGGTGCTGACTATTGCTGAGGAGAATGTGGGTAAAGAAGGTGACGATATCGTACTCAATCAGGTTCACCCATACCTGTCACCAATCTCTATGGTGGTACCGACACAGCTCATTGCTTACTTTGCAACCTTGCACCGTGGTCTGGATGTAGACAAACCGCGTAATCTGGCTAAGTCTGTCACTGTAGAATAA
- a CDS encoding LLM class flavin-dependent oxidoreductase gives MVELGISTFGETTPLEGTGQTYTHDERIRQLVAEIELADKVGLDVYGIGEHHREDFAVSTPEIVLAAGAIKTEKIRLTSAVSVLSSLDPIRVYQQYATIDALSNGRAEVMAGRGSFIESFPLFGYDLKDYEELFDEKLDLLLYASAETRLNWKGKLTQTIDNREVYPRAVQETLPVWVATGGSVESTIKVAQKGLPIAYAIIGGQPKRFKPLLDAYRRIGQESGHSDEKLKIAAHSWGWVMEDNEEAVRTYFHPTKQVVDAISKDRPHWREMTYEQYLDQVGPEGAMFVGSPEKVAQKLIKMIEELGLDRFMLHLPLGSLPHEQVLQSIELFGTKVAPLVREYFAAKGK, from the coding sequence ATGGTGGAATTAGGTATTTCTACTTTTGGAGAGACAACGCCGCTGGAGGGGACAGGGCAGACCTATACTCATGATGAGCGGATTCGGCAGCTGGTAGCAGAGATTGAACTGGCAGACAAGGTGGGGCTGGACGTGTATGGTATTGGAGAGCATCACAGGGAGGACTTTGCGGTCTCTACGCCGGAGATTGTGCTGGCGGCTGGTGCAATCAAGACGGAGAAGATTCGCTTGACCAGTGCTGTCAGTGTCCTGTCGAGCTTGGATCCTATCCGAGTCTACCAGCAGTATGCGACTATTGATGCTTTGTCAAATGGCAGAGCAGAGGTCATGGCTGGCCGTGGCTCTTTTATCGAGTCCTTTCCGCTTTTTGGCTATGACTTGAAGGATTATGAAGAGCTTTTTGATGAAAAGCTGGACCTGCTCCTCTATGCTAGTGCCGAGACTCGGCTAAATTGGAAGGGCAAGCTGACGCAGACTATTGACAATCGGGAAGTCTACCCACGGGCGGTGCAAGAAACATTGCCAGTTTGGGTAGCGACGGGGGGCAGTGTCGAGTCCACCATTAAGGTCGCCCAGAAGGGCCTACCTATTGCGTATGCCATTATCGGTGGACAGCCTAAGCGCTTCAAGCCCCTGCTGGATGCGTATCGCCGGATTGGGCAGGAAAGTGGCCACTCAGATGAAAAGTTGAAGATCGCTGCCCACTCTTGGGGCTGGGTCATGGAGGATAATGAGGAGGCGGTCCGGACTTACTTCCATCCGACCAAGCAGGTAGTGGACGCTATCTCTAAGGACCGCCCTCACTGGCGGGAGATGACCTATGAGCAATACCTAGATCAGGTAGGACCAGAGGGGGCCATGTTTGTCGGTAGCCCTGAAAAGGTCGCTCAGAAATTGATCAAGATGATAGAGGAGCTGGGACTGGACCGCTTCATGCTGCATCTGCCGTTGGGATCGCTTCCGCATGAGCAGGTTCTCCAGTCTATCGAACTCTTTGGCACCAAGGTTGCACCGCTCGTGCGGGAGTATTTTGCGGCCAAGGGTAAGTAA
- a CDS encoding uroporphyrinogen decarboxylase family protein, with protein sequence MVRYITNSKKEEVMVSKKELVLRAFRGEEVDRVPVGFWFHFVSQEEKMLGLDNPVIFNKSVEGHAAYVRAARPDFVKIMSDGFFKYPSALYSDHIESIRDLAEIQSIGEYHPWIEQQIEMVKAVKASYPEDLASFYNIFAPVTYLKRWFRREGSRGDREIADFLAENPELTGQVLDVIAGDIAILTRRIIEEAGTEGIYLSTQQIQDGRVDAASYRSYIEPSTVKVLEAANAAGGQNILHICGFEGASNDLELFKDYPAQVFNWATHHEGVSLAEGRKLFGGQTVLGGFENGRAALLNTSSRAELEAETKQLLAETGSQGVILGADCTVPDDFEVERLDWIRQAASQF encoded by the coding sequence ATGGTAAGATATATTACAAATTCAAAGAAGGAGGAAGTAATGGTCAGCAAGAAAGAATTAGTGCTGAGAGCTTTTCGGGGTGAAGAAGTTGACCGAGTGCCTGTTGGATTTTGGTTTCACTTTGTAAGCCAAGAGGAAAAGATGCTGGGCCTAGATAATCCAGTGATTTTCAATAAAAGTGTTGAGGGGCATGCTGCTTATGTTCGGGCTGCACGGCCAGACTTTGTCAAGATTATGAGCGATGGTTTCTTTAAGTATCCTAGCGCGCTTTATTCGGATCATATTGAGTCCATTCGGGACTTGGCAGAAATCCAGTCTATCGGCGAGTATCATCCTTGGATCGAGCAGCAGATTGAGATGGTGAAGGCTGTAAAGGCAAGCTATCCGGAGGACCTCGCTTCCTTCTACAATATCTTTGCGCCGGTCACCTATCTCAAGCGCTGGTTCCGCAGGGAAGGGTCACGAGGAGATAGAGAAATTGCAGATTTTTTAGCAGAGAATCCCGAGCTGACAGGACAAGTTTTGGATGTCATTGCCGGCGATATTGCTATTTTGACTAGACGTATCATTGAGGAAGCGGGCACTGAGGGGATTTATCTCAGTACACAGCAAATCCAAGACGGCCGGGTAGATGCGGCTAGTTATCGTAGTTATATTGAGCCTAGTACGGTCAAGGTTCTGGAAGCGGCCAATGCGGCTGGCGGTCAGAATATTCTCCACATCTGCGGCTTTGAAGGGGCCAGCAATGATTTGGAACTGTTCAAGGACTATCCGGCTCAAGTGTTTAACTGGGCAACCCATCATGAGGGGGTCAGTTTAGCGGAAGGGCGCAAGCTCTTTGGCGGTCAGACTGTCCTGGGCGGCTTTGAAAATGGCAGAGCAGCTCTTCTAAATACAAGCAGTCGTGCAGAATTAGAGGCTGAGACCAAGCAACTGCTGGCTGAAACTGGCAGTCAGGGAGTGATTCTAGGGGCTGACTGCACTGTACCAGATGATTTCGAAGTAGAAAGACTGGACTGGATTCGTCAGGCAGCTAGTCAGTTCTGA